Part of the Benincasa hispida cultivar B227 chromosome 11, ASM972705v1, whole genome shotgun sequence genome, ACTCATTCATTAGATATAGTATAATTAGAATAAAACATTCTACATAATCTTAGAGTAACgagaattttatcaaatcatagagACTAATTATGAAGTTTTATCGAATTATAGAGATTAGATTCTAACTTGTAAAACCAAGTACACCAAATAACACCAACATTTGATAGGAACAAAACTAAGTAACTAAGTGACCGTGCTTGtttgattaaaaagaaaaaacatctcAAAATGCATAGAAGggaaaatagaaacaaaaggAACCATACTACAAAACCATAATCCTTTTACTGATATAAGTTTTCTAATCCTAAGATCTAGTGCCGATGAACTCAGTCGATCAGAAGAACGCCCTGCTCCCGTAAAACACACGCGAGCCACTGTTTTTGGGCGATTGTAAGTTCGGGTCAGAGCTCGAGGTAGCTGAAGTTGGAGAACCATTAGTGTCAATATCCAAAGGAAGCTTCATCTTTGCCAATGACTCTGTGAATTGTTGCATACTTTTCATGTACATGTCCACAATGTCTTGTTGCACTACCTTGTCCTCTGCCTCAATGCTCACAGAAACTAATGGCTTTGTAATTGTTGCCTCAGTAGAAGAATCATTAACCTCACCATTTTCACCATTTTGTTCTTTCTCACTTGTTTCATTTGGTGCTGAAACATGTTCTTGAGTCGTCGTACATTTCGAACTGGCGGGAGCTTCCGATGGCGACGTTGGTGAAGAAACCGCATCATTTTGCACATTACTAGGTGGAGAATCTATCTTTGATTCTTCACTCGACTTGTCGTTTGACATCGAAAAGTTTTTGACAACTAAAATGCCCTGATTCTCACCTTCTGAAATGGGCAAGCTCTCAGAAGATTCCGAATCCAGATTCGAGCACGGGATACCGAAATACTCAGACACCATTATTTGATCTTCATTCGCAATCTTCGGATCGGGGAATTC contains:
- the LOC120089682 gene encoding uncharacterized protein LOC120089682 encodes the protein MASPVEKLGVLEEEKKECVVGNEKEGKEVVGVLEVFVHQARDIHNICIYHKQDVYARLSFTTDPANSVSTKTINGGGRNPVFNESVRLDVRSIDTMLKCEIWMLSRVKNYLEDQLLGFALIPLTEVVAVDNKLEKEFSLSSTDLFHSPAGFVQLSLSYNGASPEVMAIRTIETTVGVEDSDLTKSHPSDLDMIEFPDPKIANEDQIMVSEYFGIPCSNLDSESSESLPISEGENQGILVVKNFSMSNDKSSEESKIDSPPSNVQNDAVSSPTSPSEAPASSKCTTTQEHVSAPNETSEKEQNGENGEVNDSSTEATITKPLVSVSIEAEDKVVQQDIVDMYMKSMQQFTESLAKMKLPLDIDTNGSPTSATSSSDPNLQSPKNSGSRVFYGSRAFF